A stretch of Nitrospinota bacterium DNA encodes these proteins:
- a CDS encoding 3-oxoacyl-ACP synthase III, translated as MQFKNVSIVSLGYELPPNAVTSEELEKRLSPLYERLKLPHGRLELMSGIKERRFWNKGETPSSISSRVGEKTIASSGIPKE; from the coding sequence ATGCAGTTTAAAAATGTTTCGATCGTCTCGCTCGGCTACGAATTGCCGCCGAACGCGGTCACAAGCGAGGAGTTGGAGAAACGGCTCTCCCCTCTTTACGAAAGGCTGAAACTCCCTCACGGACGGCTGGAGCTTATGTCCGGAATAAAGGAGCGACGATTCTGGAACAAGGGGGAGACCCCAAGCTCCATCTCTTCGCGGGTAGGGGAGAAAACCATCGCCTCTTCCGGCATACCAAAGGAG